Proteins from a single region of Belliella baltica DSM 15883:
- the mltG gene encoding endolytic transglycosylase MltG, with protein sequence MLEDKKTKYYLIAVITFSVLLTSLSFYFYQAFFSPNTLLEKEEPYMLQIPSNATFKMVSDSLYKDEKIHDVITFSFVAKVLGYQESVKTGLYKIIPKMSNLNLVRLLRSGEQTPVRLTFNNVRTKEDLAEKITSNLELTEQQFYDLLIDSVNIRKFGFDEENIMGMFIPNTYEVWWNTSAEKLFDRMYTEYEKFWTDERKEKARLLGLTQQEVSTLASIVQAETQKADERPKVAGVYLNRLRINMPLQADPTLVFASGDFSLKRVLNVHKELDSPYNTYKNLGLPPGPINLPEISALNAVLNFEKHDYLYFCAKDDFSGYHAFATNYNEHLNNARKYQVALNRAKIY encoded by the coding sequence ATGCTTGAGGATAAAAAAACAAAATATTATCTCATCGCCGTCATCACATTCTCGGTACTCTTGACTTCATTGTCTTTCTATTTTTATCAGGCTTTTTTTAGTCCCAATACCCTTTTGGAAAAGGAAGAACCCTATATGCTCCAAATCCCAAGCAATGCTACCTTCAAAATGGTGTCTGACAGCTTGTATAAAGATGAAAAAATTCATGATGTAATCACCTTTAGTTTTGTAGCCAAAGTGCTAGGATATCAAGAATCTGTCAAGACTGGACTTTACAAAATTATTCCCAAAATGAGTAATTTGAATCTTGTTCGACTTCTTAGGTCAGGTGAGCAAACTCCCGTAAGGCTGACATTCAATAATGTGCGTACCAAAGAAGATTTGGCAGAAAAGATTACCAGTAATTTAGAACTTACTGAACAACAATTTTATGATTTGTTGATCGACTCAGTAAACATTAGGAAGTTTGGTTTTGACGAAGAGAATATCATGGGAATGTTTATTCCTAATACTTATGAAGTGTGGTGGAATACTAGTGCGGAAAAGCTATTCGATAGAATGTACACTGAGTATGAGAAGTTTTGGACCGATGAGCGAAAAGAAAAGGCAAGACTTCTTGGATTGACTCAGCAGGAAGTTTCCACGCTTGCGTCGATTGTGCAGGCAGAAACGCAAAAAGCTGATGAAAGACCAAAAGTAGCAGGCGTGTATCTCAATAGATTACGAATTAATATGCCTTTGCAAGCAGATCCGACTTTGGTGTTTGCATCGGGAGACTTTAGTTTAAAGCGTGTTTTGAATGTTCATAAAGAACTTGATAGCCCTTATAATACCTATAAAAATCTTGGCCTACCTCCTGGGCCGATCAATCTTCCTGAAATATCTGCCTTGAATGCAGTTTTGAATTTTGAGAAACACGATTATCTTTATTTCTGTGCAAAAGACGATTTTTCTGGCTATCATGCTTTTGCAACAAATTATAATGAGCATTTAAACAATGCACGAAAGTATCAAGTCGCATTGAACCGAGCTAAAATTTATTAA
- a CDS encoding acyl-CoA thioesterase, with translation MFQAETQIRVRYAETDQMGYVYYGNYAMYFEVGRVEALRSAGFSYKKMEEDGIMMPVLEQTTKYLRPGKYDELLTIKTTINEMPGIRIAFEYEVFNEQRELITIGKTILTFLKKDTHRPSRPPQYLLDLLKPYFE, from the coding sequence ATGTTCCAAGCTGAAACACAAATCAGAGTGCGGTATGCAGAAACAGATCAAATGGGATATGTTTACTATGGGAATTATGCCATGTACTTTGAAGTTGGAAGAGTAGAAGCATTACGATCCGCCGGTTTTTCTTATAAGAAAATGGAAGAAGATGGTATCATGATGCCTGTTTTAGAACAAACAACAAAGTACCTGAGGCCTGGAAAATATGATGAGCTTTTGACGATCAAAACGACTATCAATGAAATGCCAGGGATTAGGATCGCATTTGAGTATGAGGTTTTTAATGAACAAAGGGAATTGATCACAATTGGCAAGACAATTCTAACTTTTTTAAAAAAAGACACTCATAGACCAAGCAGACCACCTCAATATTTACTAGATTTATTAAAACCATATTTTGAATAA
- a CDS encoding YihY/virulence factor BrkB family protein translates to MKKRIRLLSIKFTREAKKLRHIHFGNPDQNLYNVGKIFLEQIRKDEIIERAGSVAFSFTVAMFPLLLFLLNIIPYIGFFFENVTTQNILLFIAEIIPPSIYSEAESTIMDIVSRPRQSLLSLGFFLALFLATNGVISLMSAFNAVYKTKENRTFWQTRLIAVGIIMVLVLTICGAVVIMVLGSSVLYRISDWEFVSSNLYYYLLAFFRFFTLLAVFMIATAYIFRFAPAVHDKWKFFSTGSTTAGFLITASFYLFSFYLNNFATYNKLYGSIGTMLAVMLWLFITSLIILVCFEINVSLDKAAKKKMVTRALENTL, encoded by the coding sequence GTGAAAAAAAGAATCAGACTTCTATCTATCAAATTTACCCGAGAGGCAAAAAAACTCAGACATATCCATTTCGGAAATCCTGATCAAAACCTCTATAATGTTGGGAAAATTTTCTTGGAGCAGATTAGAAAAGATGAAATTATCGAAAGAGCAGGGTCAGTTGCCTTTAGTTTTACTGTAGCGATGTTCCCTTTACTCTTATTTCTTCTCAACATCATACCTTATATTGGATTCTTTTTTGAGAATGTGACTACGCAAAATATTTTGTTATTTATAGCTGAAATCATTCCTCCTAGCATTTATTCAGAAGCTGAATCCACAATCATGGATATTGTCAGCAGACCAAGACAAAGCTTACTTTCGCTGGGTTTCTTTCTTGCATTATTTTTAGCAACTAATGGTGTGATTTCCTTGATGAGTGCATTTAATGCTGTCTATAAAACCAAGGAAAACAGAACTTTTTGGCAAACAAGGCTGATTGCAGTTGGGATTATAATGGTTTTGGTGCTTACTATTTGTGGTGCAGTTGTTATAATGGTTTTGGGAAGTAGTGTTTTGTATAGAATTTCAGATTGGGAGTTTGTATCTAGCAATCTATATTATTATTTGCTGGCTTTTTTTAGGTTTTTCACCTTATTAGCTGTTTTTATGATTGCTACTGCTTACATTTTTCGTTTTGCGCCAGCCGTTCACGATAAATGGAAATTCTTTTCTACAGGTTCCACAACAGCTGGCTTTTTGATCACTGCAAGTTTTTATCTATTTTCTTTCTACCTCAATAATTTCGCGACTTACAACAAGCTCTATGGTTCCATCGGGACAATGTTGGCAGTGATGCTTTGGCTATTCATTACATCCTTGATCATCTTGGTTTGTTTTGAAATCAATGTTTCCCTAGACAAAGCAGCAAAAAAGAAAATGGTGACAAGAGCTTTAGAAAATACCTTATAA